The genomic window GTCCAGCCCGTGCGCCGTGCGGCCGCGCACCACGGTCATGCCGCAGCCGGACCCGACCTCCAGGATGCGGGCCTTGTCCACATCGACGCCGGCGGCCGCGGCGGTTCGCCGCAGCTCCGCCACCTGCTCGTCGGCGCGCGCCTCCGACAGCATGTCGCGCACGACGTCCTCCACCGGCACGCGGGTGACGCCGCCGATGAAGCCGCTGTCGATGTAGCCGCGGGACAGCAGCCGGCCCAACTCCTCCCAGTCGGGCGGAGCCGTGCGGTGCTCCTGCCCCGCCGCCGCCTCAGGCATTCTTCGTCGCCCGGATGACGAAGATCGTGGCGCTCTTCATCCGGCCCAGCCGGTCCTGGATGCATTCGGCCTTGAAGCCGTTGCGCTCGAACAGCGCGACGATCTCCTCGATCGAATAGAAGGTCTTGTAGGGCGGATAGTACCAGTCCTCGACCTGGGCCTGGATCGACACGTTGTCGGCGCGGCGGTTGATCTCCTGCCCCTTCAACATGCAGGCGACCTTGGTCAGGCCGGTGAAGAAGCCGCCGACCAGCTTGCGCCGGGCCGGCGTGTCCATGTAGGCGCGGCAGAAATGGCGCACGCCCTCATGCACCGGCGACAGCCAGGTCTTCAGGTAGAGGCCGAGATAGACGGTGCCGCCCGGCTTGGTGACGGCCATCAGGTTGCGCATCACCTTCATCGGGTCGGGCGCCATCATCGCCACGCCCCAGCACCAGACCAGGTCGAACGGCCCGAGATTCGTGTCCAGCTCCTGCAGGTCTTGGTGATGGAACTCGATGTTGTCGCGGCCGAAGCGCTGGGCCTGCTGGCGCGCGGTGGCGAGGCTGTCCGACGACACGTCGACCGACACCACCTGTTCGGCCATTTCCGACAGGATGACGGAGCAGATGCCGTGGCCGCAGCCGGCATCCAGCGCCCGGCCGATCTGCCGCTCGGTCAGCGTCTCCAGCATGTACTTCTTGGTCTCGTCGTAGATCGGCACGAAACGGGGCCAGAAGTCGTCGTAGAATTCCTTGGTCGCGAGATCCATGGGGCTGCCCTCCCGCCCGCTGAGGGCGTCGCTTTGATCGTGATGGTGAGTGGTCTTAAGGGGTGCCGGACGAACTCGTCCAGGGAGAATAGGACCTGATGCGCCCCGCCGCCGCATCCGGCTCGACGAACAGGCGGGCGTTGCGGTTCAGCAGCGCCGCCAACTGGCTGTAGCCGCTCTGCGCGCTGACGCCCAGCACGTCGGCGCTCATCAGCACGTGGAAGTCCTGCAGGAACTCCAGCCCCTTCCACGGCTCCACCGCCCCGTCCTTCGCCAGATCGTCCAGCGAGACCGGCGCGAATTCCGCGAAGTCGCCGATGGTGGCCGGGTCGTCGGTGGCGATGTAGAGCACCGGCCGGTCCAGCGTCGGCCACAGCTCCTTCAGCCAGTCGACGTACCAGGAGGTCTCGGTGATGGTGTAGCGGAACCAGACGAAGTCCCCGCGGCGGATGTGCAGCGCCACCACCGTGTTGCCGCGGCGCCTGAGCGCCTGCACCACCGGATCGACATGGGGCAGCCATTCCGGCCGCGGCCGCAGCCAGGACTGCACCCGCTCGCGCCATTCCTCGCGATGCTCGAACAGGAACAGCGGCGACAGGATGTCGACGTCCGGGCGCGGGTCGTCGCGCCGGCCGGCCACCAGATCGTTCAGCATGTGCCGGCCGTAGGACAGCGGCTTCAGCCCGCCCGACGGCTTCGGATCGTCGAGATCGAAGTAACAGCCGCCGACCCAGTCCGGCGTCTCAAGCCGATAGCCGAATTTTTCGGCGTAGAGCCGCAGCAGCACATATTCCAGCACATTGTGGGCGAAGCGCCCATGGGTGGCGAGCGTCGACGAGCAGATGCGCGGCTGCGACGGATCGGGGTTCTCCCGCCGCTCCAGGCGCCGCCCTTGGCGGGCAAGGGTCCGGCCCAGGCAGGCGATCGACTTGACGGTGAAGAAGCGACTGCCGTGCCACTGCACCTCGTCCAGCAGCGCCGCCGCGCGCTCCCAATCGCCGGCGGCCACCCAGCTTTCGGCGATCGCGGTCAGGCAGTCGATGCGGAAGGCGTCGGGGCTGGCCGCATGCGGATAGCGGTATTCGGCGAAGAAGCGCCGCGATTCCTCCAGCCGGCCTTGGCGGATCAGAAGGGTCGACAGCAGGTCGATGGCGCCGGGCACGTCGCCGTCGGGGCTGAACAGCGCCGCGCGCAGGACCTGCTCGGCCTCCGCCAGCCGGCCCAGCTCCATCAGCGCGTGGCCAAGCCGGGGAAGCGCCAGCGTGATGCCGGCCCGCGCCGCCCGCGCATAGCTTTGGACCGCCGCCTCGGCCAGTCCGGCGGCATGCTGGGCATTGCCCTGATTGTAGAGCACCCCGCCCTGCTCCGGCTCCAGCAGGAGGGAGCGGCGGAAGCAGGCCATGGCCCCGTCCGGATCGCCCATCTCGATCCGGATGTTCCCGAGATTCGCGCAGGCACCGCCGAAGTCCGGCTGCAGGGAAAGCACAAGACGCTGACTGGTTTGCGCTTCCTCGAGCGCACCAGTCTGGCGCAATGCGATTCCGAGATCATGATAGGCGGTGATGCGGTTCGGATTGAGTC from Azospirillum ramasamyi includes these protein-coding regions:
- a CDS encoding class I SAM-dependent methyltransferase; protein product: MDLATKEFYDDFWPRFVPIYDETKKYMLETLTERQIGRALDAGCGHGICSVILSEMAEQVVSVDVSSDSLATARQQAQRFGRDNIEFHHQDLQELDTNLGPFDLVWCWGVAMMAPDPMKVMRNLMAVTKPGGTVYLGLYLKTWLSPVHEGVRHFCRAYMDTPARRKLVGGFFTGLTKVACMLKGQEINRRADNVSIQAQVEDWYYPPYKTFYSIEEIVALFERNGFKAECIQDRLGRMKSATIFVIRATKNA
- a CDS encoding tetratricopeptide repeat protein, whose translation is MTTVAEALQIAVGYYRADRFDEARALYLRILEVDSRNPQAMHLLGLAERRLGRPDKALEMIRNALDILPGMADACYNLGSILAELGRIDEAVAAHRRALVLAPDLEDAYNALAALLCGRGGPRDWGLAILTFRRVLRLNPNRITAYHDLGIALRQTGALEEAQTSQRLVLSLQPDFGGACANLGNIRIEMGDPDGAMACFRRSLLLEPEQGGVLYNQGNAQHAAGLAEAAVQSYARAARAGITLALPRLGHALMELGRLAEAEQVLRAALFSPDGDVPGAIDLLSTLLIRQGRLEESRRFFAEYRYPHAASPDAFRIDCLTAIAESWVAAGDWERAAALLDEVQWHGSRFFTVKSIACLGRTLARQGRRLERRENPDPSQPRICSSTLATHGRFAHNVLEYVLLRLYAEKFGYRLETPDWVGGCYFDLDDPKPSGGLKPLSYGRHMLNDLVAGRRDDPRPDVDILSPLFLFEHREEWRERVQSWLRPRPEWLPHVDPVVQALRRRGNTVVALHIRRGDFVWFRYTITETSWYVDWLKELWPTLDRPVLYIATDDPATIGDFAEFAPVSLDDLAKDGAVEPWKGLEFLQDFHVLMSADVLGVSAQSGYSQLAALLNRNARLFVEPDAAAGRIRSYSPWTSSSGTP